A genomic stretch from Doryrhamphus excisus isolate RoL2022-K1 chromosome 23, RoL_Dexc_1.0, whole genome shotgun sequence includes:
- the hrh2a gene encoding histamine receptor H2a isoform X1: MLSKIATGLILTLLILLTIGGNVLVCLAVCASRRLRCLTNCFIVSLAVTDLLLGLVVLPFSAHLQLTDDWPLGPVFCNFYISMDVMLCTASILTLLAISVDRYLAVTMPLRYTSLVLPWRVVVAMASVWTVSLAVSFLPIYMGWNTVNGTVQNYGPRVPERTCRFELNRPYVLTDSLLTFYLPLLAMCWTYLSILRIARAQIKRIISARPTCVTSCSCGSNQSTVTTVVSGIPASALREHKATVTLAAVIGAFVVCWLPYFVLFTALGLQEHPDPNKVPQFPIVLWLGYANSALNPILYGALNRDFRSAYAHLLRCRWPAYSRWRSRHPSPNVTAAREQVMEVTLLCGHMPTSCRAGHTDQNFMLQETNRKTNTAVTHVANDATNTDLSSGHDERLLIKDIRPDKSIKSIIKAFLTGSCHCNHTEDHPPDVLITDTHWVMDSNGGPQQLIGQKHQCVLNPSSIGQEGGIQY, encoded by the exons ATGTTGTCAAAAATAGCAACAGGTCTCATCCTgaccctcctcatcctcctgacTATCGGCGGCAACGTTCTGGTGTGCCTGGCGGTCTGCGCCTCCAGACGCCTCCGCTGCCTCACCAACTGCTTCATCGTGTCGCTGGCGGTGACGGATCTCCTGCTGGGTCTCGTGGTGCTCCCCTTCTCTGCCCACCTGCAGCTGACGGACGACTGGCCGCTGGGTCCGGTCTTCTGCAACTTCTACATCTCCATGGATGTCATGCTGTGCACCGCCTCCATCCTCACCCTCCTGGCCATCAGCGTGGACCGCTACCTGGCGGTGACCATGCCCCTCAGATACACCTCACTGGTGCTGCCGTGGAGGGTCGTGGTGGCCATGGCGAGCGTCTGGACCGTGTCGCTGGCCGTGTCCTTCCTGCCCATCTACATGGGCTGGAACACGGTCAACGGGACGGTGCAAAACTACGGGCCGCGTGTTCCCGAGAGGACGTGCCGCTTTGAGCTGAACAGGCCTTACGTTTTAACCGACTCTCTCCTCACCTTCTACCTGCCTCTGCTGGCCATGTGCTGGACGTACCTCAGCATACTCCGCATCGCGCGGGCGCAGATCAAGCGCATCATCAGTGCCCGGCCCACGTGCGTCACCAGCTGCAGCTGCGGGAGCAACCAATCCACCGTCACCACCGTGGTCTCCGGCATCCCGGCTTCGGCCCTGAGGGAGCACAAGGCCACAGTGACGCTGGCGGCAGTCATCGGAGCGTTTGTGGTCTGCTGGCTGCCTTATTTCGTCCTGTTCACGGCGCTGGGCCTGCAGGAGCACCCCGACCCAAACAAAGTGCCGCAGTTCCCCATCGTCCTGTGGCTGGGTTACGCCAACTCCGCCCTCAACCCGATCCTCTACGGAGCCCTCAACAGGGACTTCAGGTCGGCCTACGCTCACCTACTGAGATGCCGGTGGCCCGCTTACAGCAGGTGGCGGAGCAGACATCCTTCTCCCAACGTAACGGCAG CCAGAGAGCAGGTCATGGAGGTGACGCTGCTATGCGGACACATGCCCACCAGCTGCAGGGCGGGTCACACGGACCAGAACTTTATGCTGCAAGAaacaaacagaaagacaaacacaGCCGTCACCCACGTTGCAAACGATGCAACCAACACAGAT TTGAGCTCAGGTCATGACGAGCGTCTGCTGATCAAGGACATCAGACCAGACAAAAGCATCAAGTCAATCATTAAGGCTTTTCTGACTGGAAGCTGCCATTGCAACCATACTGAGGACCACCCACCCGATGTACT CATCACCGACACTCACTGGGTAATGGACTCAAATGGAGGACCCCAGCAACTCATCGGACAGAAACATCAATGTGTACTTAATCCCTCCTCCATTGGACAAGAAGGGGGGATTCAGTATTAG
- the hrh2a gene encoding histamine receptor H2a isoform X2, with protein sequence MLSKIATGLILTLLILLTIGGNVLVCLAVCASRRLRCLTNCFIVSLAVTDLLLGLVVLPFSAHLQLTDDWPLGPVFCNFYISMDVMLCTASILTLLAISVDRYLAVTMPLRYTSLVLPWRVVVAMASVWTVSLAVSFLPIYMGWNTVNGTVQNYGPRVPERTCRFELNRPYVLTDSLLTFYLPLLAMCWTYLSILRIARAQIKRIISARPTCVTSCSCGSNQSTVTTVVSGIPASALREHKATVTLAAVIGAFVVCWLPYFVLFTALGLQEHPDPNKVPQFPIVLWLGYANSALNPILYGALNRDFRSAYAHLLRCRWPAYSRWRSRHPSPNVTAAREQVMEVTLLCGHMPTSCRAGHTDQNFMLQETNRKTNTAVTHVANDATNTDVSCNDS encoded by the exons ATGTTGTCAAAAATAGCAACAGGTCTCATCCTgaccctcctcatcctcctgacTATCGGCGGCAACGTTCTGGTGTGCCTGGCGGTCTGCGCCTCCAGACGCCTCCGCTGCCTCACCAACTGCTTCATCGTGTCGCTGGCGGTGACGGATCTCCTGCTGGGTCTCGTGGTGCTCCCCTTCTCTGCCCACCTGCAGCTGACGGACGACTGGCCGCTGGGTCCGGTCTTCTGCAACTTCTACATCTCCATGGATGTCATGCTGTGCACCGCCTCCATCCTCACCCTCCTGGCCATCAGCGTGGACCGCTACCTGGCGGTGACCATGCCCCTCAGATACACCTCACTGGTGCTGCCGTGGAGGGTCGTGGTGGCCATGGCGAGCGTCTGGACCGTGTCGCTGGCCGTGTCCTTCCTGCCCATCTACATGGGCTGGAACACGGTCAACGGGACGGTGCAAAACTACGGGCCGCGTGTTCCCGAGAGGACGTGCCGCTTTGAGCTGAACAGGCCTTACGTTTTAACCGACTCTCTCCTCACCTTCTACCTGCCTCTGCTGGCCATGTGCTGGACGTACCTCAGCATACTCCGCATCGCGCGGGCGCAGATCAAGCGCATCATCAGTGCCCGGCCCACGTGCGTCACCAGCTGCAGCTGCGGGAGCAACCAATCCACCGTCACCACCGTGGTCTCCGGCATCCCGGCTTCGGCCCTGAGGGAGCACAAGGCCACAGTGACGCTGGCGGCAGTCATCGGAGCGTTTGTGGTCTGCTGGCTGCCTTATTTCGTCCTGTTCACGGCGCTGGGCCTGCAGGAGCACCCCGACCCAAACAAAGTGCCGCAGTTCCCCATCGTCCTGTGGCTGGGTTACGCCAACTCCGCCCTCAACCCGATCCTCTACGGAGCCCTCAACAGGGACTTCAGGTCGGCCTACGCTCACCTACTGAGATGCCGGTGGCCCGCTTACAGCAGGTGGCGGAGCAGACATCCTTCTCCCAACGTAACGGCAG CCAGAGAGCAGGTCATGGAGGTGACGCTGCTATGCGGACACATGCCCACCAGCTGCAGGGCGGGTCACACGGACCAGAACTTTATGCTGCAAGAaacaaacagaaagacaaacacaGCCGTCACCCACGTTGCAAACGATGCAACCAACACAGATGTCAGTTGCAATGACAG TTGA